In Candidatus Defluviibacterium haderslevense, the following are encoded in one genomic region:
- a CDS encoding Fic family protein — protein MIPPYEITPLILKLIARIYGQLGEVKANFLSKPNPQLRKQNKIKTIHASLQIEGNTLTEEQVTAILENKRVIGPNKDILEVMNAIKVYESLEQFIPTSKKSFLNGHKLLMQGLIKDAGKYRSTGVGIMHGSQIAHLAPPFDMVPHLMDDLFEYLKSKDELVFIKSCVFHYEMEFIHPFLDGNGRMGRLWQTLILQKEYSVFEYLPVETIIHSNQSDYYKALSLSDQQGKSTPFIEYMLEIIAKSLEELLLYNNRIMTQQQRLEYFIQLGISPFTRKDYMNVFKDISSATASRDLLLGVKLKWIVKFGNKNKTSYILKS, from the coding sequence ATGATTCCACCTTATGAAATCACTCCACTAATATTGAAGCTCATTGCCCGTATTTATGGTCAATTAGGGGAAGTGAAAGCTAATTTCCTCAGCAAGCCCAATCCGCAACTCAGGAAGCAAAATAAAATCAAAACCATTCACGCTTCATTACAAATTGAAGGAAATACTTTAACAGAGGAACAGGTTACAGCAATACTCGAAAATAAAAGAGTTATTGGACCTAATAAAGACATACTTGAAGTAATGAATGCCATTAAAGTCTATGAAAGTCTCGAACAATTTATTCCAACATCAAAAAAGTCCTTTCTGAACGGGCATAAACTACTTATGCAAGGATTAATCAAAGATGCTGGTAAGTATCGATCAACTGGAGTCGGAATTATGCATGGTTCGCAGATAGCGCATCTTGCGCCTCCGTTTGATATGGTTCCCCATTTAATGGATGATTTATTTGAATACCTGAAAAGTAAAGATGAATTGGTATTTATTAAAAGCTGCGTTTTCCATTATGAGATGGAATTTATTCATCCTTTTTTAGATGGCAACGGTAGGATGGGAAGACTTTGGCAGACACTTATATTGCAAAAGGAATATTCAGTTTTCGAATATTTACCTGTAGAGACCATAATTCATTCTAATCAATCAGACTATTATAAAGCTTTAAGCTTAAGTGATCAACAAGGTAAATCAACGCCATTTATTGAATACATGTTGGAGATAATAGCTAAGTCTCTCGAAGAATTACTTCTATACAATAATAGAATAATGACACAACAACAGAGGTTGGAATATTTTATTCAATTAGGAATTAGCCCATTTACTCGAAAAGATTATATGAATGTGTTCAAAGATATTTCATCCGCGACAGCAAGCAGAGATTTGCTATTAGGTGTTAAACTAAAATGGATCGTAAAATTTGGAAATAAAAATAAAACCTCTTATATTTTAAAATCTTAA
- a CDS encoding T9SS type A sorting domain-containing protein: MKKNIRNTLTIILLAFIFNLTSVRAQCRFDTILYYNFDPGSTVKKLIARTINKYNASNSVLEILDQSWNSSFNIWENTKRTNNIYDSNNNRIELLYQEWNIGGTVWENKYRDLFTFDANHNQIEEIYQEWDICCDVWANNIKVKNIYDLNNNLIEFLKQTWTKVDSIWKNQIKENNEYDVNNNKTVYTTQYWDNNSSTWMNGTRYNYKFASNNNLIELYRERWDFFKKKWTFVDKELFTFNLNNKKSEYLRQIGINDSVWINDNKIIYEYDLINNETYQLRSEWNTDISDWENRGRSYSYYDSNNNLKEKIDQSWDTFNSDWENSLKINYTYNSQNKVIEQIVQMWNYLNLHWENYYKNSNEYNNSNKLTFNLIQLWNINNNAWLNNYQYTYEYAPIGDLIAKDSYNSWDTLGLYFKSHRREEYICAQLVNSQDIRKSNDIQIYPNPTNSNYLNVILQNKSNFELMNLSGQILIKGVFNEGNNTLALNQNITNGFYFLKINDLGFKVIIER; this comes from the coding sequence ATGAAAAAAAATATTAGAAACACCTTGACCATAATTCTTCTGGCTTTTATTTTTAATCTTACATCGGTACGTGCTCAGTGTAGATTTGATACCATTCTATATTATAATTTTGATCCTGGGTCAACAGTTAAAAAACTTATAGCCAGAACAATTAATAAATACAATGCCTCGAATTCAGTATTAGAAATATTAGATCAATCATGGAATTCAAGTTTTAATATTTGGGAAAATACAAAAAGAACAAACAACATTTATGATTCGAATAACAACCGAATTGAACTATTATATCAAGAATGGAATATAGGAGGAACAGTCTGGGAAAATAAATACAGAGATCTATTTACTTTCGATGCAAACCATAACCAAATAGAAGAAATTTATCAAGAATGGGACATATGTTGTGATGTTTGGGCTAACAACATTAAAGTCAAAAATATATATGACCTTAATAATAACCTTATAGAATTTTTAAAACAAACTTGGACCAAAGTTGATAGTATTTGGAAAAATCAGATTAAAGAAAATAATGAGTATGATGTAAATAATAATAAAACAGTATATACTACACAATATTGGGATAATAATAGCAGTACTTGGATGAATGGTACAAGATATAATTATAAGTTTGCTAGTAATAACAATCTAATCGAATTATATAGGGAACGATGGGATTTTTTTAAAAAGAAATGGACATTTGTTGATAAAGAATTGTTTACATTTAATCTCAATAATAAAAAATCAGAATATTTACGGCAAATAGGCATCAATGATAGCGTTTGGATAAATGATAATAAAATCATCTATGAGTATGACCTCATTAATAATGAAACTTATCAACTCAGATCAGAATGGAATACCGATATCAGTGATTGGGAAAACAGAGGAAGGTCTTATTCATATTATGATTCAAATAATAATCTTAAGGAAAAAATTGATCAATCATGGGATACTTTTAACAGTGATTGGGAAAACAGTTTGAAGATTAATTATACATATAATTCTCAGAATAAAGTAATAGAACAAATAGTTCAAATGTGGAATTATTTAAATCTCCATTGGGAAAATTATTATAAAAATTCAAATGAATACAATAATTCAAATAAACTTACATTTAATTTAATACAACTATGGAATATCAACAACAATGCATGGCTTAATAATTATCAATATACCTATGAATATGCACCCATTGGAGATTTGATCGCTAAAGATAGTTACAATAGCTGGGATACTTTAGGTTTGTATTTTAAAAGCCATAGACGTGAAGAATACATCTGCGCTCAACTAGTAAATAGTCAAGATATTCGAAAAAGTAATGATATTCAGATCTACCCCAACCCAACTAATAGTAATTACCTGAATGTAATTCTTCAAAACAAATCCAATTTTGAATTAATGAATCTATCAGGCCAAATTCTAATAAAAGGAGTCTTTAATGAAGGGAATAATACCTTAGCTTTAAATCAGAATATTACAAATGGATTTTATTTCTTAAAAATCAATGACCTTGGCTTTAAGGTTATAATAGAGCGTTGA
- a CDS encoding esterase-like activity of phytase family protein yields MKKIYCLLLFAFLSFQKNELSAQINLLQDYQNNHSAYIGSFKGINFREGGFSGLFPIAGTNGKEFWTCSDRGVNVDCANANPTGCKPTYDKMYCFPTYSPKIHRIRLNADSIQILQSITIKNPAGKPATGLINPTGFGSTATEVPSIDTVQDCANFISKTVEKDTFGIDAEGIGVDKNGTFWICEEGGATIWKINQNGILQQRYSPYANLAGASSVDVQIDTVFKYRKNNRGFEGIAITPNGKIYSLIQSPILFPDKSTGEGSRIHRILEIDPITNATKMFAYLNDGIIGSSGANQIRLRDWKIGDMTAINDTTFLVIEQALRGTSDFKKIYLININQATPINSGLYNGKTIEALVDSAGLESAGIKPVKKQLFMDLLANGWPSVYEKAEGISIINDSTIAICIDNDYGQVSPKEDGIPIATNINSHLLVYGLMNANKIPNFKASKTTLNQGITGPSSSQSPYLTPSGPKVKFTSILSAGDDGYGYKMVGIPDGSGAFDNEDGTFTMLLNHEIPAASGSVRSHGSTGAFVSRWVINKTDLSVIRGSDLINNVKLWNGTSYDTYNNSNPSPLAAFNRLCSADLAEASAFYNSATGLGTQEKIFLSGEEAGNEGRVFAHIASGTEDGTSYELPYLGKFSWENAVACPEPSNKTIVMGMDDSTPGQLYAYVGTKTNTGTNIDKAGLSKGNLYGIAVEGLPTEISASTPIANTKFTLVDLGDVSKTTGADLNTKSNSLLVTNFLRPEDGAWDPEHHNNFYFATTNSFTAPSRLWKLSFTDIQNPVLGGTISVMLNGTEGQRMLDNICMDHYGNILIQEDPGNQTHLAKIWQYNIHSNKLTQIATHDSTRFNTGAANFLTQDEESSGIIDVQNILGAGHFLLVDQTHYSIPGEIYEGGQILSLFNPDTYNASLSAGPNSSDAPYLMGLAPEVKYSSILTAGDDINGYKMAGLPDGTGAFDNHDGTFTFLVNHELGNTAGVARAHGSKGAFVSKWIINKNDLTIKSGSDLIRNLNLWNGTGYTTYNAANPSTLASINRLCSADLPPVSAFYNITNGNGTQERIFMNGEEAGNEGRAFAHIASGPNSGVSYELPKLGKFSWENAVACPTTGDKTFIAGLDDSTPGQVYFYSGTKTNQGNEIERAGLTNGILYGLAVTGLTSEVSGTTPAANSPFTLIDLGDVSAISGADLNTKSNTLGVTAFLRPEDGAWDPSNPQDFYFATTNAFNAPSRLWRCRFTDVNRWEIGGTITAVLDGSEGQRMIDNITIDNSGHIMLQEDPGNQTHIAKMWQYNIQTDALTLIGQHLPTKFLAGINADDFLTQDEEASGIIDAQEILGPGMFLCVDQAHYAIPGEVVEGGQLLTLYNPSTDKSNPEIEIYGNNKNIIINDITPSIDDNTDFGPLKMGLTLSKTFQINNTGLGYLNITEMNIVGADAGDFVIENKPTLPLTINGNASQNFTLSFKPTKIGTRNAKLVLRNTDFNEQQFTFQIAGDGLMSTSTNDSKLNMDQFQFTPNPFNQYLNLNFKLNSNEVISCTIQDINGKLIKSPFTNKHFQAGNNLEIINTSTLAPGMYLIELISGNTKYQFKLAKVF; encoded by the coding sequence ATGAAAAAAATTTACTGCTTATTGCTATTCGCATTTCTTTCATTTCAAAAAAATGAACTGAGTGCACAAATCAATTTGCTACAAGATTATCAGAATAATCATTCTGCTTATATCGGTAGTTTCAAAGGAATAAACTTTCGAGAAGGAGGATTCTCAGGTTTATTTCCAATCGCAGGTACCAATGGAAAAGAATTTTGGACTTGTTCAGATCGTGGCGTCAACGTAGATTGCGCTAACGCAAATCCAACGGGTTGCAAACCTACTTATGATAAAATGTATTGCTTTCCTACTTATTCTCCAAAAATTCATCGTATAAGACTAAATGCTGATTCCATACAAATACTTCAATCTATTACTATTAAAAATCCAGCTGGAAAACCAGCAACCGGATTAATAAATCCTACCGGATTTGGGTCTACTGCAACAGAAGTTCCATCCATCGATACGGTACAAGATTGTGCAAATTTTATTTCAAAAACAGTAGAAAAAGATACCTTCGGAATTGATGCAGAAGGAATTGGTGTAGATAAAAACGGTACTTTTTGGATATGCGAAGAAGGAGGAGCAACCATCTGGAAAATCAATCAAAATGGTATTTTACAACAAAGATATTCTCCTTATGCTAATCTAGCAGGAGCATCTAGCGTTGATGTACAGATTGATACCGTTTTTAAATATAGAAAAAACAACAGAGGATTCGAAGGAATAGCCATCACACCAAATGGAAAAATATATTCTCTCATTCAAAGCCCCATTTTATTTCCTGATAAATCTACAGGTGAAGGCAGCAGAATTCATAGAATATTGGAAATAGATCCCATTACCAATGCAACTAAAATGTTTGCCTATTTGAATGATGGAATCATCGGTTCAAGTGGAGCCAATCAAATTCGTTTAAGAGATTGGAAGATCGGTGATATGACAGCTATAAATGATACTACATTTCTAGTCATCGAACAAGCATTAAGAGGCACAAGTGATTTTAAAAAAATCTACTTGATCAATATCAATCAAGCTACACCCATTAATTCAGGATTGTACAATGGTAAAACCATTGAGGCATTAGTGGATTCTGCAGGTTTAGAATCAGCTGGAATTAAGCCTGTTAAAAAACAACTTTTCATGGATCTTCTAGCTAATGGTTGGCCTAGCGTTTATGAAAAAGCTGAAGGTATTTCTATCATTAATGATAGTACCATTGCAATCTGTATAGATAATGATTACGGTCAAGTAAGTCCAAAAGAAGATGGTATTCCAATTGCAACAAATATTAATTCACATCTATTGGTTTATGGTTTGATGAATGCTAATAAAATTCCTAATTTCAAAGCATCCAAAACCACATTAAATCAAGGAATAACTGGACCTAGCAGCTCGCAATCACCTTACCTTACACCTTCAGGTCCGAAAGTAAAATTCACTTCCATTTTATCTGCAGGAGATGATGGCTATGGTTATAAAATGGTAGGAATACCAGATGGTAGCGGGGCATTTGACAACGAAGACGGAACATTTACCATGCTTTTAAATCATGAAATTCCTGCTGCATCAGGATCTGTAAGATCCCATGGTTCTACAGGTGCTTTTGTTTCAAGATGGGTAATTAATAAAACTGATTTAAGTGTTATCAGAGGTTCTGATTTAATTAATAATGTTAAACTATGGAATGGAACTTCTTATGATACATATAATAATTCAAATCCATCGCCACTTGCCGCTTTTAATAGATTATGTTCTGCAGATTTAGCAGAAGCATCTGCTTTTTATAATTCCGCAACAGGACTTGGAACTCAAGAAAAAATATTCTTAAGCGGAGAAGAAGCTGGGAATGAAGGAAGAGTATTTGCACATATTGCATCAGGTACAGAAGATGGAACAAGTTATGAATTGCCATACCTGGGAAAATTCTCTTGGGAGAATGCTGTGGCATGTCCTGAGCCTTCGAATAAAACAATTGTCATGGGTATGGATGATTCCACTCCGGGTCAATTGTATGCTTATGTTGGAACTAAAACCAATACTGGAACAAATATAGACAAAGCCGGATTAAGCAAAGGAAATCTGTATGGTATTGCCGTAGAAGGATTGCCTACAGAAATTAGCGCAAGCACACCAATTGCAAACACTAAATTTACGCTTGTTGATCTAGGAGATGTTAGCAAAACAACGGGCGCTGACTTAAATACAAAAAGTAATAGTTTACTTGTTACTAATTTTTTAAGACCAGAAGATGGCGCTTGGGATCCAGAGCATCACAATAATTTTTATTTTGCAACAACCAATTCTTTTACCGCTCCAAGCAGACTTTGGAAATTGAGTTTTACGGACATTCAAAATCCAGTTTTAGGAGGAACCATATCTGTAATGTTGAATGGTACTGAGGGACAAAGAATGTTAGATAATATTTGTATGGATCATTATGGAAATATCTTAATACAAGAGGATCCAGGTAACCAAACTCATTTAGCAAAAATTTGGCAATACAATATCCATAGCAATAAATTAACTCAAATTGCTACACACGATTCTACCAGATTCAATACTGGTGCAGCTAATTTTTTAACACAAGACGAAGAATCTTCTGGAATAATTGATGTACAAAATATCCTTGGCGCTGGTCATTTCTTATTAGTGGATCAAACACATTACAGTATTCCTGGTGAAATATATGAAGGTGGACAAATATTATCTTTATTTAATCCAGATACTTACAATGCATCACTTAGTGCTGGCCCAAACAGTTCTGATGCGCCCTATTTAATGGGTTTAGCCCCAGAGGTAAAATATTCATCGATTCTTACTGCTGGTGACGATATCAATGGTTACAAAATGGCTGGACTTCCTGATGGTACAGGTGCATTTGATAACCATGATGGTACATTTACATTCTTAGTGAATCATGAATTAGGTAATACTGCTGGAGTGGCTAGAGCTCATGGTTCTAAAGGAGCATTTGTTTCTAAATGGATAATCAATAAAAATGATCTTACTATAAAATCTGGTTCAGATTTAATCAGAAATCTTAATTTATGGAATGGAACTGGATATACTACTTATAATGCTGCAAATCCTTCTACTCTTGCAAGTATAAATAGATTATGCTCCGCAGATTTACCTCCTGTTTCTGCATTTTATAATATTACCAATGGTAATGGAACCCAAGAAAGAATATTTATGAATGGTGAGGAAGCTGGAAATGAAGGAAGAGCTTTTGCACATATCGCTTCAGGACCAAATAGTGGCGTGTCTTATGAATTACCTAAACTTGGAAAATTCTCTTGGGAAAATGCTGTTGCTTGTCCTACTACTGGTGATAAAACTTTTATTGCTGGATTAGATGATTCAACACCAGGTCAGGTATATTTTTATTCCGGTACTAAAACGAATCAAGGAAATGAAATAGAAAGAGCCGGATTAACGAATGGAATTTTATATGGCTTAGCTGTTACAGGATTAACAAGTGAAGTAAGCGGAACTACTCCAGCAGCTAATTCTCCATTTACTTTAATTGACTTAGGTGATGTTTCTGCTATCTCTGGTGCTGATTTGAACACAAAAAGCAATACCCTAGGAGTTACAGCATTCTTAAGACCTGAAGATGGCGCATGGGATCCATCAAATCCACAAGATTTTTATTTTGCTACAACTAATGCGTTCAATGCTCCTAGTAGATTATGGAGATGCAGATTCACTGATGTGAATAGATGGGAAATTGGTGGCACTATAACAGCTGTGTTAGATGGAAGTGAAGGCCAACGAATGATTGACAATATTACAATCGACAATTCTGGACATATCATGCTCCAAGAAGATCCAGGTAATCAAACACATATTGCAAAAATGTGGCAATACAATATTCAAACTGATGCATTAACTCTCATTGGACAACACCTGCCAACTAAATTTCTTGCAGGAATTAATGCGGATGACTTTCTAACACAAGATGAAGAAGCTTCAGGCATTATTGATGCTCAGGAAATTCTAGGACCTGGAATGTTCTTATGTGTTGATCAAGCTCACTATGCGATTCCAGGAGAAGTTGTAGAAGGTGGACAATTATTAACCTTGTATAATCCATCTACTGATAAATCAAATCCTGAAATTGAAATTTATGGAAACAACAAAAATATTATCATTAACGATATCACACCATCTATAGATGATAATACAGATTTTGGTCCATTAAAGATGGGATTAACATTATCAAAAACATTCCAAATCAATAATACGGGCCTTGGTTATTTAAATATAACTGAGATGAATATTGTTGGTGCTGATGCTGGAGATTTTGTGATTGAAAATAAACCAACTCTTCCATTAACGATCAATGGTAATGCGTCACAAAATTTTACTTTATCATTCAAGCCAACAAAAATTGGTACAAGAAATGCTAAACTTGTTTTAAGAAATACTGATTTCAATGAGCAACAATTCACGTTCCAAATTGCTGGAGATGGATTGATGTCTACATCAACTAATGATAGCAAATTAAATATGGATCAATTCCAATTCACACCAAATCCATTTAATCAATATCTTAATTTAAATTTCAAATTGAATAGTAATGAAGTAATATCTTGCACTATTCAAGACATCAATGGAAAGTTGATTAAGTCCCCATTTACAAATAAACATTTTCAAGCTGGAAATAATCTAGAAATAATCAATACGAGTACCCTTGCTCCTGGCATGTACCTCATAGAACTTATTTCAGGTAATACCAAATACCAATTTAAACTTGCCAAAGTTTTTTAA
- a CDS encoding MBL fold metallo-hydrolase: MKKLFVLGSLVFLVFTSLSYHEHKVTKEITEGTITNLYDAFGNKESLTKDFGFSCITKYHGTTILFDAGSNADIFQKNTNQLGIDLAKVDIVIISHGHFDHLNGIDYLLKVNPNVKIYFPYDIFWGAPVPFDATGQDPKVKDSLPVHMQYFNGGDTKFSINQSGRFWKANIEFIKTSKEILPGLNIIATNSPFMGYFSCYPGKSFVEGQFDHKMDACKNTNLPELSLSMKTEKGEVLIVGCSHTGVEQIIRQTKTMTMNPIELVYGGFHMIPFDRNKTMELVKIIQDELQVHRVAPAHCTGHLAFKILMDAYKDNYVYSGLGETIGYQ, from the coding sequence ATGAAGAAATTATTTGTTTTAGGTAGTCTGGTATTCCTGGTGTTTACATCTTTAAGTTATCATGAACATAAAGTCACTAAAGAAATAACAGAAGGAACGATTACAAATTTATATGATGCGTTTGGCAATAAGGAGTCATTAACTAAGGATTTTGGTTTTTCATGTATTACAAAATACCATGGCACTACAATACTGTTTGATGCAGGGAGCAATGCTGATATATTTCAAAAGAATACAAACCAACTGGGAATTGATTTAGCCAAGGTGGATATTGTGATCATTTCACACGGACATTTTGATCACCTGAATGGAATCGATTATTTATTAAAAGTAAACCCAAATGTCAAAATATATTTTCCATACGACATATTCTGGGGAGCTCCGGTGCCTTTTGATGCAACAGGTCAGGATCCTAAAGTAAAAGATTCACTACCTGTGCACATGCAATATTTTAATGGAGGTGATACTAAATTTTCGATTAATCAATCTGGTCGATTTTGGAAAGCCAATATTGAATTTATTAAAACGTCAAAAGAAATATTGCCTGGATTAAATATTATTGCCACAAATTCTCCTTTCATGGGATATTTTTCATGTTACCCGGGTAAGAGTTTCGTCGAAGGACAATTTGATCATAAAATGGATGCTTGTAAAAATACTAACCTTCCTGAATTATCTTTATCTATGAAAACAGAGAAAGGTGAGGTGCTCATCGTGGGATGTTCACATACCGGAGTTGAGCAAATCATACGTCAGACAAAAACAATGACTATGAATCCGATTGAATTGGTTTACGGAGGATTTCATATGATACCATTTGACAGAAATAAGACCATGGAATTGGTGAAAATAATTCAGGATGAATTACAAGTTCATCGGGTTGCACCTGCACACTGCACCGGGCATCTTGCATTTAAAATTTTAATGGACGCTTATAAAGATAATTATGTCTATTCAGGACTTGGCGAAACTATAGGATATCAATAG
- a CDS encoding DUF3836 domain-containing protein gives MKKAYYIAGTIFMFTLMCIFSTIHAECRKDTVITFMYEPGTSIKNNFQRTIYKYNAEDKLLEDLSQNWDRNSNDWVNVKKLNFLYNNNSIEHIYQEWNSVLNDWEFNIKYLLQYDSLKSLTATLSQMWNKTDNKWENTTQFINSYSVDHNLLETLQQSWHKEDNTWINHSKETNQYDANNYQIEHKMQGWNIITSSWINTSRYKFINDNNGNVLEKLDQKWDNSIADWVNDVIETYIYDANNNPTNYLRRVWENSNNQWENHSQFIAIYNSNNQLLEKITQNWDHLNNAWINNLKYIYLYDINFKPTVNYEQIWISDKNEWINNFMFTNEYGSDGDLKAIEYYYHWNFSANYFDYHIRVEYICTHVVNGNSNVNNEIINIYPNPTHSNFLNVILQNKSNFEFIDLTGHILKKGVFNDGNNTLALNQNIPNGLYFIKIDGKSFKVVVER, from the coding sequence ATGAAAAAAGCATACTACATCGCCGGTACAATTTTTATGTTCACACTCATGTGCATTTTTTCAACAATTCATGCCGAGTGCAGAAAAGACACTGTTATAACTTTTATGTATGAACCTGGAACCTCAATTAAAAATAATTTTCAAAGAACCATTTACAAATATAATGCTGAAGATAAATTATTGGAAGACCTAAGTCAAAATTGGGATAGGAATTCTAATGATTGGGTCAATGTTAAGAAATTAAACTTCTTGTATAATAATAATTCAATAGAACATATATACCAAGAATGGAACTCTGTTCTAAATGATTGGGAATTCAATATTAAATATTTACTGCAATATGATAGTTTAAAAAGTCTTACGGCGACATTATCCCAAATGTGGAATAAAACCGATAATAAATGGGAAAATACAACCCAATTCATTAATAGTTATAGTGTAGACCATAATCTATTAGAAACTTTACAACAATCCTGGCATAAAGAAGATAACACTTGGATAAATCACAGTAAAGAGACCAATCAGTACGATGCAAATAATTATCAAATAGAACATAAAATGCAAGGATGGAATATTATAACAAGTAGTTGGATAAATACTTCTAGATATAAATTCATCAATGATAATAATGGCAATGTATTGGAAAAATTAGATCAAAAATGGGACAATAGCATTGCAGATTGGGTCAATGACGTAATTGAAACATATATTTATGATGCAAATAATAATCCAACAAATTATTTAAGAAGAGTCTGGGAAAATTCAAATAATCAATGGGAAAATCATAGTCAATTCATTGCTATATATAATTCCAATAATCAACTATTAGAAAAAATAACACAAAATTGGGATCATCTAAATAATGCTTGGATCAATAATTTAAAATATATTTATTTATATGATATAAATTTTAAGCCAACTGTAAATTATGAACAAATTTGGATCTCTGATAAGAATGAATGGATAAATAATTTTATGTTCACCAATGAATATGGATCCGACGGAGATTTAAAAGCCATAGAATATTATTATCATTGGAATTTTAGTGCCAACTATTTTGATTATCATATAAGAGTAGAATACATATGCACACATGTAGTCAATGGCAATTCCAATGTAAATAACGAGATTATTAATATCTACCCCAACCCAACCCATTCTAATTTCCTAAATGTAATACTTCAGAACAAGTCCAATTTTGAATTCATAGATCTAACAGGACATATTCTAAAAAAAGGTGTCTTTAATGATGGAAATAATACCTTAGCTTTAAATCAGAATATTCCAAATGGATTGTATTTCATAAAAATTGATGGTAAAAGTTTTAAAGTTGTTGTTGAACGGTAA